The window ATTGCAGTACTGGTTCCTTTTGCCTCCGGCAGAATCAACCTGCGTGAAATCGTTTCGGTTTTTTCCACTTGGCCCGGATTGCTAGCACTCTTGGGAGGTGCGTTGGCCACTTATATGAACGGGAAAGGGCTTGATTTGCTGAAGGTCGACCCCCAACTGATCATTGGATTGGTAATCGGCTCGATCTTCGGCATTCTGTTTTTGCGTGGAATTCCCGTTGGCCCGCTGATGGCCGCCGGGATCACCGCCTTTTTACTCAAATTGTTCCATTTGTTAGGCAAGGGGTGATCGCAAGAAAAAAGAGGCCATCATGCCCCTGTAGTCATATTCTTTGCACCTTTCGTTGCAGACGGTGCATCTGGCAACGGTTTTGGCTGCGGTGATGAGGGTTTCGCTGGCGGAATCAGTTTCGGTTTCGGTGGAACCTGCGGAATTTTCCTAGGATCCGGCTGATACTTATACCCATCGGTCACCTCGGACTCCTGA of the Polycladomyces subterraneus genome contains:
- a CDS encoding DUF441 domain-containing protein; its protein translation is MKPDLLLVALILIGLVGRSSIIATAASLLLILKLTHLERYFGAVERRGMELGLLFLTIAVLVPFASGRINLREIVSVFSTWPGLLALLGGALATYMNGKGLDLLKVDPQLIIGLVIGSIFGILFLRGIPVGPLMAAGITAFLLKLFHLLGKG